The Gammaproteobacteria bacterium genome contains the following window.
GCAAGGGCCGCACGTTTGCCACGATTTTCAGAAAAACGGATAGTAGTTACTAAATCTGGATAACGTCGCGCAGTGGATTCGATATAGCTCCAGGTATCATCGCGGCTGCCGTCATCAATGACAATAATTTGCAACCGATCTCGCGGATAGTCGGCGCGCGCGACCGAATCTATCGAGTTTTCGACCATGCTCCCTTCATTATATGCAGGGATAACTACGGTAAGTGACGGTGCGCTGGATTCGGTCTCCGACGGAAATGGTCGATACTTCAGCCATAATACTGTGCGTAAAATAAGGAGAAGGATTCCCATGGATATCCATGCAATGGTAGGCCACACCAGCCAATGCCTTTGATACGCAATCCAGTGATCAAAAATTGAAGTATTAATTCCTATATAAAGTAATCCAACCATTCCGATGAAAATGGTTGCAATAATTACCCAATCCCATAAATCCCGGGATTGAATAATCGCTAAATCGTTGGATGAAGAAGTATAATAATTCATTACGAAGGGACATCATGAAAGGAAAGATTCGGCGTAAAAATCGCCGCATGGGAAATAACGTTAGCGACGCAGTAGATTTACTACCCCACTCACCTCGGCGACTGCGAGAAGCTGGGGGGGTAGATTACAGTAAGAAATCTCTCGTCCGCGACGACGAGCCAGACGGATCCATTCGAGGAGTAACGCCAGCGCGGCGCTGTCGCTTTTGGTAATCCCAGCAAGGTCCAACATCAATGGCCCGTTGGATCCATTAAGAATCTCGTCAAGGCACGTTGACGCTGCGGGCACCGTAGCGAAAATTAATTCCCCGGACAGTAAATAACATCCTTCCCCCTGTGATGCGATGCTAACCACGCTTTCCATCCTGACCCTGGTTGCGTTCGGTGAGACGAGTAATGAGTCCATCCATGCCACTTTTACGAATTTCAGCGGCGAAAGAGTTGCGATAGTTGGCGACCAAACTAACTCCATTAATGTCTACGTCATAGACTTTCCATTTTCCTTCACTCAGATACAGATTGGAATCAACGGAGACCGTATTCCCATGATGCTTAATGCTAATACGCACCGTTACCTCGCCTTGAGCAGGGTCGCCACGAGAAGGGAGAAATTGGATTTTTTCATCGGTATAATCCAAAAGTGCAACTCCATAGGTACGCACCAATAAATTACGAAACTCCTCTACGAAACGGATGCGTTGTGCCGCCGTGGCGTCGTTCCAGTAACGCCCCAGAACCCACCGCGACATGCGTTCAAAATCAAAATGTGGCAGTACCAATTCTTCAACGAAAGCGTAAATAAGATGAGGATCGCGCCGCATTTCTTCTTGTTGCGTATGCAGTTTCGACAGCACACTATCGGTGATGTTTTTCACCAATTGCTGTGGATCCTCAACTGCCCGCTGAACAGTCGAAATAGTCGGATCGGAATCTCGTGCCGCCAGGGGCGTCATCCACAAAAATCCCAATACGGAGATAAGTATCCACCAGGTCTTAATCATCTATGTCTCCGAGAAACTCCGGCTTTAGCCGGAAGAATGAAAGGAGACGGTTTTTGCAACCGTCGGTAAAAGTGTCGGTCTTTCCCGGCTGTCAGTCCTTACGGACCTGATAACGGAGAACCTTTCGGCTCCTACCTCCCTCGCCAATGTTACAACTCAGCCTTGGTGAGTCCTGTATTTTTTATTCAATTAAAACTCACGACTTTAGTCGTGGGGTGATTTATTTTTTAGAAGTCTCCTGTGCCTTGTTATAAAGAAATTGCCCAATGAATTGTTCCAACACCAATGCTGATTGAGTGAGCCGTATTTGATCGCCATTTGCGAGTGGAGCGGAATCTCCTCCAGGATCCAGCCCCACGTATTGTTCTCCCAGCAATCCCGAAGTCAAAATACTCGCCGAAGTATCCTTGGGTAAAGTGTTATAACGCCCTGAGATCCTCATGCGCACTACAGCCTCGAAAGTTTTGCCATCAAAGCCAATCGCGGTCACCTGTCCGACTCGTACCCCGGCCATACTTACCGGCGAACGTTCCTTTAATCCACCAATATTTTGGAAACGGGCGATAATGTCATAGCCTTTTTCCGTACCCAACATGCTCAAATTGCTTACCCGCATGGCAAGCATAAAAAAAGCTGCGAGGCCCACGGCTACGAATCCACCAACGACGATCTCCAGTTGTCTTTGTTGCATAATTTTATACCTTGTTGAACATCAGCGCGGTAAGGACAAAATCTAGGGCCAACACCGCCAAGGCCGTATGGACCACGGTACGGGTGGTAGCAAGACTAACTCCTGCGGCGGTGGGGCTGGTGTCGTATCCTTGAAATAACGCGATCCAGGTCGCCACGAATCCGAAGACGATACTCTTGATGATGCCGTTGCCAATATCTTCCCGAAGGTCGACTTTTGCCTGCATTTGCGACCAAAAAGCACCATCATCGAGGCCCAGCAATCCAACCGCCACGAAATAACCGCCTAATACCCCCACGGCGCTAAAAATGGCGGCCAGCAACGGCATACTCAGACATCCAGCGATGAAACGTGGCGCGATCACACGCGCGATGGGATCCACTGCCATCATCTCCATGCCAGAAAGCTGCTCGGTTGCCTTCATCAGGCCGATTTCAGCAGCCAACGCCGACCCTGCACGCCCTCCATAGAGCAGTGCGCTGACCACGGGTCCCAACTCGCGCACCAACGACAAGGCAACCAGCACCCCCAACGACTGCGCGGCACCAAAGTCTACCAGGGTGTTATAGCCCTGAAGGCTCAACACCATTCCCACAAACACCCCGGAAACTAAAATAATGACCAGCGAGCGTGCGCCAACGGAATGAATCTGGCGCGTCACCTCGCGCGGATGGCGCGCCGCCGCAGGCAGCGCCAAAACAACATCGTGTAAAAGGATATGCGCCCGCCCTAGGCGAATCAGGATTTCCAGCACCCAACGGCCCAAGGCCGCAATTTGGTCAATCATCCAAATTCGGCGCGGATAACCCCTGGATTTAGCCATGGGGAGGAAGCGCCGTCCTCCTGTTTGTGACTTTGAAATGAAAGGTTGCCGTTCTTTCCCGGCTGTCAGCCCGTAAACTGTCCGGTAACTGAGAGCCTTTCAGCCCTCGTTCCCCCCACCAAGGTTGCAAAA
Protein-coding sequences here:
- a CDS encoding phospholipid transport system substrate-binding protein; amino-acid sequence: MIKTWWILISVLGFLWMTPLAARDSDPTISTVQRAVEDPQQLVKNITDSVLSKLHTQQEEMRRDPHLIYAFVEELVLPHFDFERMSRWVLGRYWNDATAAQRIRFVEEFRNLLVRTYGVALLDYTDEKIQFLPSRGDPAQGEVTVRISIKHHGNTVSVDSNLYLSEGKWKVYDVDINGVSLVANYRNSFAAEIRKSGMDGLITRLTERNQGQDGKRG
- the mlaD gene encoding intermembrane phospholipid transport system, substrate binding protein MlaD, which encodes MQQRQLEIVVGGFVAVGLAAFFMLAMRVSNLSMLGTEKGYDIIARFQNIGGLKERSPVSMAGVRVGQVTAIGFDGKTFEAVVRMRISGRYNTLPKDTSASILTSGLLGEQYVGLDPGGDSAPLANGDQIRLTQSALVLEQFIGQFLYNKAQETSKK
- the mlaE gene encoding intermembrane phospholipid transport system, integral membrane subunit MlaE, with the translated sequence MAKSRGYPRRIWMIDQIAALGRWVLEILIRLGRAHILLHDVVLALPAAARHPREVTRQIHSVGARSLVIILVSGVFVGMVLSLQGYNTLVDFGAAQSLGVLVALSLVRELGPVVSALLYGGRAGSALAAEIGLMKATEQLSGMEMMAVDPIARVIAPRFIAGCLSMPLLAAIFSAVGVLGGYFVAVGLLGLDDGAFWSQMQAKVDLREDIGNGIIKSIVFGFVATWIALFQGYDTSPTAAGVSLATTRTVVHTALAVLALDFVLTALMFNKV